The genomic stretch ATCGCTGGGCTATTTCCAGCATTCCTTCGCCGTCTACGACCGCGAGGGCGAGCCCTGCCCGAAGCCCGGCTGCGGCGGCCATATCGAGCGCGTCGTGCAGAGCGGACGCTCCACCTTCTATTGCCGGACCTGTCAGAGCTGAGTTAGAGCAATTCCAGGAAAAGTGGGAACGGTTTTCCCGGGAAAAGCGCATAACGCTTTCCCTTGGGAATTGCGTCAAAACAAAAAGATGGACCGGGGTCGAGCGAGGAGAAGCAGCCATGGCTTATGAAACGATCATCACCGAGACGCGCGGCAAGGTCGGGCTGGTCACGCTGAACCGGCCAAAGGCGCTCAATGCGCTGAATTCCCAGATCCTTGCTGAACTCGTCGCAGCCGTGAACGGTTTCGGCGCCGATCCCGGCATCGGCGCCATGGTTCTTACCGGTTCCGACAAGGCCTTTGCCGCAGGTGCCGACATCAAGGAGATGCAGGCGATCTCCTATGTGGACGCCTATAGCCAAGACTTCTTCGCAGGTTGGGAAGAGCTCACACGCACTCGAAAGCCGATCATTGCGGCGGTCGCTGGCTATGCGCTGGGCGGCGGATGCGAGCTGGCGATGATGTGCGACTTCATCATTGCCGCCGACACCGCCAAATTCGGCCAGCCCGAAATCACACTCGGCGTCATTCCCGGCATGGGCGGGTCGCAACGCCTGACCCGGTTCGTCGGCAAGTCGAAGGCGATGGACATGTGCCTGACCGGACGGATGATGGATGCAGCGGAAGCCGAGCGCTCGGGCCTGGTGTCGCGGGTCGTGCCTGCCGCCGAGCTTGTCGAAGAGGCGGTCAAGGCAGCGGCCAAGATCGCCGATTTCTCGCTGCCATCGGTGATGATGGCGAAGGAAGCCGTCAACCGTTCCTACGAGACGACGCTGGCCGAGGGA from Mesorhizobium sp. 113-3-3 encodes the following:
- a CDS encoding enoyl-CoA hydratase; the protein is MAYETIITETRGKVGLVTLNRPKALNALNSQILAELVAAVNGFGADPGIGAMVLTGSDKAFAAGADIKEMQAISYVDAYSQDFFAGWEELTRTRKPIIAAVAGYALGGGCELAMMCDFIIAADTAKFGQPEITLGVIPGMGGSQRLTRFVGKSKAMDMCLTGRMMDAAEAERSGLVSRVVPAAELVEEAVKAAAKIADFSLPSVMMAKEAVNRSYETTLAEGLRFERRLFHSLFALEDQKEGMAAFAEKRKPNFANR